From a region of the Corallococcus coralloides DSM 2259 genome:
- a CDS encoding cupredoxin domain-containing protein, translating to MRVFFSRIIKPWLALTAAAVLAGASQQACTKESSAKEPGAPAAQEVGRRENGVHVVELAVTEKGYEPSPVQLKKGEPVKLVVTRKTDLTCATELVMDEYKIDTKLPLNTPVDITFTPNQSGTLKYGCAMGKMIAGTFVVD from the coding sequence ATGCGCGTCTTCTTCTCCCGCATCATCAAGCCCTGGCTCGCGCTCACCGCGGCGGCGGTCCTCGCGGGGGCGTCACAGCAGGCGTGCACGAAGGAGTCCTCCGCGAAGGAGCCGGGCGCGCCCGCCGCGCAGGAGGTGGGACGGCGGGAGAACGGCGTGCACGTGGTGGAGCTGGCCGTCACGGAGAAGGGCTACGAGCCGTCGCCGGTGCAGCTCAAGAAGGGCGAGCCGGTGAAGCTGGTGGTGACGCGCAAGACGGACCTGACGTGCGCCACCGAGCTCGTGATGGACGAGTACAAAATCGACACGAAGCTGCCCCTGAACACGCCGGTGGACATCACCTTCACGCCCAACCAGTCCGGGACGCTGAAGTACGGCTGCGCGATGGG